A window of Nonomuraea angiospora genomic DNA:
TCGAGCTGTGCCCCGGCGGGTCGCTGGCCGGACGCAGGCTCTCGCCGGTCGAGGCGCGTGACGTGGGCGTACGCATCGCCGACGCGCTGGCCGCCGCGCACGCGCAGGGGGTGCTGCACCGGGACGTGAAGCCGGGCAACATCCTGGTCGACCGGTACGGTCAGGTGGCGCTGTCCGACTTCGGGCTGGCCACCATGCCCGCGTCCGGGCCCGAGGCGTCGGTGACGCGCGAGTCCCTGACGCCGTCGTACGCCCCGCCCGAGGCGTTCGAGCTGGCCGAGCCGAGCCCGGCCGGTGACGTGTACGCGCTGGCCGCCACCGTCTACGCGCTGCTGAACGGCCGCCCGCCGCGCTTCCCCGAGAGCGGCGTGCCGAACCTGGCGATGATCCTGGCCCTGCACCGCCTGCCCGTTCCGGACATTCCCGGCGTGCCGCCCCAGCTGACCGCCGTGCTGCGCCAGGCGCTGGCCAGCGACCCGCGCCGGCGCACGCCCACCGCGCAGGCGTTCCGCGACGCCCTCGCTGCCGTCCCGCTCGGACCCGCCCCGGCTCCCTCCGGGGGACGGCACGCCGCGCCGTCGGCCCCCTCCCAGCCGATGCTCCCATCTCAGCCTCAGCCGACGGGGCAGCACCTGAGCCAGCCGGGCCCGCCGCCGGGTGGCCACGCGGACACCGTGCCACCCGCCCGGCGCGGCACCTCGAAGGCGCTGATCTCGATCGCCGCCGCCCTGGCCCTGGTGATCTCGACAGGCGTCGGCGTGGTCGTCTACACGTACGTCACCAGGGAGCCGGGCGGCAAGCACGAGTCGTCTCCCAGCGCTTCGGCCTCCACCCAGTCCACCGAAGAGGCGGAGACCGTGTTCAAGGGGCTGAAGACGTACACGGAGAACTGCCCGGCGAGCAAGGTGCGCGGCGGTGAGGCGGCGTGCGTGCAGGAGTCGGAGTGCTGGGGCGGCCTGGTCATCATCTCCGGCGACACGAAGGCCAGGCGGGTCGGGTGCGAGGAGCGGCACGCGTGGGAGACGTTCGCGGTCGCCCCGATCCCGTCGGACGCCGAGACGTACGTGCAGCAGGACCTCGCCAAGCACCCCACGGTCAAGCGGATCTGCAGCCGGGCGGTGCTCCTGGCCAGCAGGGTCGGGACGGCCAGGAACCTCGGTACGGCCGGATGGATGGTGGACGTGATGCCGCCGACGCAGGCGCAGTTCGAGAACGGCACGCGCTTCCTGCGCTGCATCGGCGGACTGAGCGGCCAGGAGCCGCGCCGGTCCTACTTCCACCGAGGAGCTTGACGGGCTCGCCACGCCGCCCTGACCCTCATGGTGGCGCAGCCCGCGGTGGTCAGGACGGTTAGGCTGCCGGAATGGACTTGAAGGATCGGGTACGCGAGCTGCGCGCCGAGGGCCGCTCCCCGAAAGAGATCGCCAAGGCGCTGAAGGTGTCGCCGTCCGTCGTGGCGCCGCTGGTGCGGGCCATCGCCTCGGAGGCCCCCGCCGCCGAGCCCGAGGTGGTCGGGTGCTGGGTCAACGTCGGCTGGAGCGCGGGGCTCACCGTCGACCCGGCCCGCGGATGGGTGGACGAGGCCCCCGGCGCCGGCCTGGGCGGTCTGGTGTGCGTGCTGGTCGCGCGGCGCCACACCTGGGACAGGATGACGGTGGCCGGCTTCCTCGCCGACGTCTACTGCCTCGGGGCGAAGAACGCGATCGGCCCCGACGTGCTCGACGACCGTGACCTGCGGCGCTTCCGCCAATACTTCTTCGGCGAGTACGCGGGCTTCCAGGAGGCGCCGATCGAGCTGGCCCGGAACCTGGTGTTCGGGTCCGTCGACTACGCGCGGACGCTCGGGTTCGAGCCGCACGAGGACTTCGCTCCGGCGGCCGACGTGCTGGGCAAGTGGGAGGGGGACGCGGCGATCACGTTCGGCCGTGACGGCAGGCCCTTCTACGCGCCGGGGCCGGACGACGACCCGGCGAGGGTGCTGCGGACGCTGCGGCGCACGCTCTCCGACGAGGACTTCGACTACGTCACCGAAGGCCCGTGACGCGCATCGTGATGTTGAGGCGGCCGGAGGCCAGGCCGGTGGCGGGATCGCCGGTGCCCGGACGGACCTTCGGCACGCCGTGGTAGGCGAAGCGCGACGGCCCGCCGAACACGAACAGATCGCCTGAGGCGAGTTCGACGTCGGTGTACGGCCGGCCGCGCGTCTCGGTGTTGCCGAAGCGGAACAGGCACCGGTCGCCGATGCTCAGCGACACCACTGGGGCGTCGGACTTCTCGTCCTTGTCCTGGTGCATGCCCATCCTGGCCTGGCCGTCGTAGAAGTTGATCAGGGCGGTGTCGGGTTCGTACGTGTCGCTGGGGCGTCCGTACGCGTCGGCCAGGGCGCGCCGCCCCAGCTCGCCCAGCCACGCGGGGAACTCGGCCACCTGCCGGCCGTTCACGTCGTGGGCGATGCGCGTGTACCGGTACGGCTGCCAGTGCCACCCCACGCACACCGTCTGGACCGACATCACGCCGCCCCTGGGCAGCACGGTGTGCCGGATCGGCACCGGCCCCGTGGCCCACTCGCGGCACGCCTCGACGAGGTGGCGCTGCTCGTCCAGCGTCAGCCAGCCGGGCACGTGTACCGCACCCGGCGCGATCTCCCGCCTCACGCCGTCTCCCGGCCCTTCCATGCCTGGTACGCCTCCGGCAAGCATCTCGAACACGGCCGGTACCCGGCCGCCACCGCGTCACCGGCGTCCGCGAAGAAGACCCGATGCCGGATATATCCCCCGCGGGCGATGGCGCGCAGCGCCGAGGGGCAGTCCAGCCGCCCGTACAGCCGGACCCCCCGATGCCCGCCCAGCGTGCCGGGCACCGCACTCGCGTACGGACGGCCGTCGGCCCCCACCAGCGTGTACGTCATTTCGCGTCGTGGAAGACGAGCCCCAGCGTATGCCGCAGCCCGGACCGGACGGTGCTCACCCCGTGCCGCACGGGGGAGGCCGACCAGCCCCGCGAGGAGCGCACGGGCCGGTCGCGCGTGGTGAAGATCAGCCCGTGCCCCTGCGGCAACAGCGTCACCGTCCCCCGCGACTGGGCCCGCGGCCGCTGCTCCACCAGCAGGAACTCGCCGCCGGTGTAGTCCTCGCCCGGCCGGTCCAGCCCGATCACGACCTGCAACGGGAACACCAGGTCACCGTAGAGGTCGCGGTGCAGCGCGTTCCAGTCGTCCCGCTTGTACCGCAGCAGGATGGGCGTCGGCCTGGTCTGCCCCGCTCTGTGGCACATGTCCAGCCACTCGTCGAAGTCGTCCGGCCACGGCGCCGGCTGGCCCAGCCTGGCCGCCCAGTCGCGGGCGATCGGCAGCAGCCGCGGGTAGAACGCCGCCCGCAACTTGTCCACCAGCGGCGGGAACGGCCGGCTGAAGTAGCGGTACTGCCCGGCGCCGAACCGGTGCCGCTCCATGTCGATCGTGGACCGGAACAGCCCGACCTCGTCGTACAGGCCGGCGATCTCCTTGCACTCCTCGGGGGTGAGCACCGGCGGCGTCAGCGCGCACCCGTACGAGTTGACCTCTTCCGCCAGTTTCGCCCAGTCCATCGTGACCTCCTTCGTCAGCTCCTCCGTCGTCTCCTTCGTCAGCTCTGCCGTCGTCTTCTCCGCCAGCTCCTCCGTTAGCTTCGCCGCGTTCATCCGACGGCGCTCCAGAGCTGCGGCTGCAGGGCGCCTTCGAGCGTGAGCAGCTCGTGCTTGCGCTCGATGCCGCCCGCGTACCCGGTCAGCGTGCCGTCCGCCCCGACGACGCGGTGGCAGGGCCGGACGACGAGCAGCGGGTTCGCACCGACGGCCGCGCCGACCGCGCGGATCCGCTCACGCGGCGCGCCCACCCGCGCGGCGAGCGCGCCGTAGGTCGTCGTGGTCCCGTACGGCAGCTCGTCCACGGCCTCCCACACCCGCTCCTGGAACGGGGTGCCGCGGGTGGCGAGCGGCAGGTCGAACGTGACCCGCTCGCCCGCGAAGTACTCGGCGAACTGCCGCTCGACCTCCTCGAACGCGGCCGGCTCCCACCGCAGACGAGCCCCTGCGCCCACGTCGAACGACACGCGCGTCAGCGCGGAGCCGTCACCGACGAGCAGGATCCGGCCCAACGGGCTTTCGATGATGCTGTGGATGTCCATACCTTCTTCAACACCGCCGAGCCCTCAAAGGTCAGCGGTTTTCGGACATCACAGCCCCTCCTCAACCCCACA
This region includes:
- a CDS encoding protein kinase domain-containing protein, which encodes MSELSVSGYEIKGVLGQGGFGIVYLALQSAVGREVALKVDNRVLLSDRDRRRFLREVTAAGALSGHPHVVAVYDAGLLPDGRPYMVLELCPGGSLAGRRLSPVEARDVGVRIADALAAAHAQGVLHRDVKPGNILVDRYGQVALSDFGLATMPASGPEASVTRESLTPSYAPPEAFELAEPSPAGDVYALAATVYALLNGRPPRFPESGVPNLAMILALHRLPVPDIPGVPPQLTAVLRQALASDPRRRTPTAQAFRDALAAVPLGPAPAPSGGRHAAPSAPSQPMLPSQPQPTGQHLSQPGPPPGGHADTVPPARRGTSKALISIAAALALVISTGVGVVVYTYVTREPGGKHESSPSASASTQSTEEAETVFKGLKTYTENCPASKVRGGEAACVQESECWGGLVIISGDTKARRVGCEERHAWETFAVAPIPSDAETYVQQDLAKHPTVKRICSRAVLLASRVGTARNLGTAGWMVDVMPPTQAQFENGTRFLRCIGGLSGQEPRRSYFHRGA
- a CDS encoding helix-turn-helix domain-containing protein, giving the protein MDLKDRVRELRAEGRSPKEIAKALKVSPSVVAPLVRAIASEAPAAEPEVVGCWVNVGWSAGLTVDPARGWVDEAPGAGLGGLVCVLVARRHTWDRMTVAGFLADVYCLGAKNAIGPDVLDDRDLRRFRQYFFGEYAGFQEAPIELARNLVFGSVDYARTLGFEPHEDFAPAADVLGKWEGDAAITFGRDGRPFYAPGPDDDPARVLRTLRRTLSDEDFDYVTEGP
- a CDS encoding alpha-ketoglutarate-dependent dioxygenase AlkB family protein, with translation MEGPGDGVRREIAPGAVHVPGWLTLDEQRHLVEACREWATGPVPIRHTVLPRGGVMSVQTVCVGWHWQPYRYTRIAHDVNGRQVAEFPAWLGELGRRALADAYGRPSDTYEPDTALINFYDGQARMGMHQDKDEKSDAPVVSLSIGDRCLFRFGNTETRGRPYTDVELASGDLFVFGGPSRFAYHGVPKVRPGTGDPATGLASGRLNITMRVTGLR
- a CDS encoding Ada metal-binding domain-containing protein, with translation MTYTLVGADGRPYASAVPGTLGGHRGVRLYGRLDCPSALRAIARGGYIRHRVFFADAGDAVAAGYRPCSRCLPEAYQAWKGRETA
- a CDS encoding 2OG-Fe(II) oxygenase; translation: MNAAKLTEELAEKTTAELTKETTEELTKEVTMDWAKLAEEVNSYGCALTPPVLTPEECKEIAGLYDEVGLFRSTIDMERHRFGAGQYRYFSRPFPPLVDKLRAAFYPRLLPIARDWAARLGQPAPWPDDFDEWLDMCHRAGQTRPTPILLRYKRDDWNALHRDLYGDLVFPLQVVIGLDRPGEDYTGGEFLLVEQRPRAQSRGTVTLLPQGHGLIFTTRDRPVRSSRGWSASPVRHGVSTVRSGLRHTLGLVFHDAK
- a CDS encoding methylated-DNA--[protein]-cysteine S-methyltransferase — its product is MDIHSIIESPLGRILLVGDGSALTRVSFDVGAGARLRWEPAAFEEVERQFAEYFAGERVTFDLPLATRGTPFQERVWEAVDELPYGTTTTYGALAARVGAPRERIRAVGAAVGANPLLVVRPCHRVVGADGTLTGYAGGIERKHELLTLEGALQPQLWSAVG